The genomic segment TGATGCTGAACAGCTGTAACTATTTAAAAGTTATCAAATAGCCACCTTTTGAGACATTTTAAGCTGGGACTAAGCATATGTAATCAAGGATCTGCCTGTTTATGAAGACGATATTTGCTGTTCAAATTTCAACAGATCTTAGCTTGAAATTACATACCTGCTACAAAGCTCTGCaattcacaaatatttttcttgtttatctttGCCTATTCTTTATGGTTTTTAATTCTTGAAAGAAAATCATACTTCCAGGTTGTAACAGCTGTGGTTTCCCCAAAAATTATCTCTGGGTTGACCTGATCAAAATAGTCTCGGTAAATGTGTTGGATAGAGTTGAACAGCGTTCACAGGTTCTTAGATGAAGTGTACAGCAAAATCATGATGTGTCTGGAGTCAAAGGAACCTTTCCATGAGTTTGAAGTGAGATTCAGTTTTTCACTCTGACAGTAGTGACTGGCACTGACTTGCACatgcttatatttttttttttaaataccttgtTCATTTTGTCAGAATCCAGTAACTGAAATATCTCTGTATAAAGAAAACACCCAAACTTAATATGAAAGTATTTTTTGGTTCATTTTTCTAGCTCAATAAACAGTTATCCAGGTTAATTCACCTACATGTATTTTAAGTGAAATTCTATAAAGTACTACCTCAGGTCATACTAAGTTTAAGTGAAAGCTGGTATTGGGAGATGATATGCCTGTGGATTCATTGCTGGGATATTTTCTATGTGCTTCTACTAACTAACCATGGAATGTAAGTGGAACACACTTCCAGAAGGTTTTAGGCATCTCTTGAGTGAAAAATGGTTTATAATATATGAGAGGAGATATACAGGATGTTCATGCTTATAATAGCATCTGCCATTTGATTTAGTTAAAAAAAGCATACAAAATACcctggtgtttttatttgaacagatgaaatttttcttcccaCGATtggaatataatttttttcagcctgTGTTTAAGGAAACAAGTATCAAAGTTTACATGTTACAATGTTTACAGAAATCTCCTTCAGTGTACTCAAATAACATTAAAAGGCAAGTGCTTTTTGTGTCTGTACTATACTGAAGATGAATCACACTTTGCAATTATTTTGACCCTCAAAATAATATGCTTTTTATGCATCTTTTGATTGCTGAGTTACATGGTAAATTAGATTTAGCtggctttgatttttaaaagtacttttatGTTAACTTCCCCCAGCCCTTCCGAATATTTGAGGAACTTAAAAACTTGTACTTTTTGCTGTATCACACAGCAATTGTTTATTTAAGATAAGGCAGCAGAAGAAGTTTAATTTACCTAATGCAAGGTACCCTTATTAAACAACCTGTGTGCCCTAGAATGGTATGAATGATTTCTATTCATCTGCTTTGTTACTGATTACATAAAGCACTTTCCATCATGTATTGCTGCAATATGTTTAAAAGTAAAGTGAGATGCGACAACAAAAACCTGCATGTATTTATTAGCAAAcctaaaaatgttttgaatagAGTGAAACTTACTTCAATTGGATGTCTTTAACAATTTGGGTGTCCTTTTTGTACCTGAAGCAAATGGTATCAGAACATAAATGTGTTTTATTCTTAGCAATAGGCTAAACAGGCTGAACTAGCAGTGAGTTTACAACAGGTTAAATGAGCTCTGCTATTCTACCTCCTTTGAGTAATATGCCAGTGCTGAACACTAAAAACAGCTCAAGTCCACTGATTTCAGAAACTTCAGTTAACATTTACCCATATCTATCCTGAATTGTATGATGACTTGTTTCCACTTGACTCATTCTTGTGTTATAGAGCAGCACTTAAGCTTTGATCACCTAAGAACAAACTGCTGCCTTGAAAAGTTATTTAAATAGTGATCAGTAAATCTTTTGTTAATATTTGATCTGTGCCAGAGAATTTGTGTAAGCTTTCTGAGACTTGTTGGATGTGGCTGGTGACAGAGTTTGTCCAGTAATATACTAATAGAAAATATGTGGGATTTTTGGATTTGTGGCATTACAAGTTGTAATGATCCACTTGATTAGGATATATGATCTTAAAAATACTGGAATAAAATCAATGTGACAGGATGTAGCAATCAAAAAACCTAAGAAACCaacaaccacaaaaaacccTGCACCACCTCTGTAAGTGTAACAAACCTCTGTTTGTACGGACCTTTGACAGAGCTTTAGTACAATGGTGAACCTGTGTACTTCTAAAGAGCAACCAGTAATGTTGTATATGTTCTCTTACTCTTAAAGGGAGATCGTATGTGGCATTTTGCTGTGTCTGTATTCCTGGTTGAACTTTATGGAAACAGCTTACTCCTGACTGCAGTCTATGGCCTGGTTGTGGCTGGATCAGTTCTTCTCCTGGGAGCCCTTATTGGAGACTGGGTGGACAAGAACTCCAGGCTCAAAGGTTAGATGCCTAGAGCAGGTTATTTACTTAAGGATGGATCACTTTCACATTAAAAAGGTGAAGCTGGCAGAGTTAATTCCTCAAGTCAAATATAAGAATGCTCATCTCTTCTACGAAGGGCAGAGTGGTTTCAGAGTGTGGTGATGGTTATACAGAGATACTCTCAAAGACAGGAGGAAAACAGTTTTAAGTGGTGGTACGTCTGTTACTCAGGCTAAACCCATGTGATGTATAGAGATGTATGGAAAcacaaaaggtaaaaaatatgTAACTTTAAGGACTAcagactgaattatttttacattaaaacaCTAACCTACACTTGTATTATTTGTTATCTTTTGTCTGGATACAAACATCTTTCACTTGGAGTGTAAACACACTGTATTTGCATTATGCAGATTGTATATATGCTCTAGtctgttttataaataaaatgggatcaaattcttcaaattaatttttactttccaaaaattttcaaaatattattccTTCCACGGCAGGTTGACAATGAATTTTAGGGGCTTGATCTAGGTTTTTAGTGCTTAAAACATACTGTCAGCATTTAAACAGAGACTTGCATTGAGAGAAGACCTACTTTGAGTGTAAATAAAGAGCTACAAAGTTACATTATATGTCAGTTTGTTTCTATAAGGCAGTGGGAGATTCAGAATGTACTATGAAGTATACTTTTGCGGGGGAGACTAGGAAAACAAGATTATTTAATAAATCTGTGTGTGCTCCTTAATTATGTCTGCCTTAAGGCTATAGTTAGCTCATTCTTATGTTCATAACTGTTGCTCTCTGTTTGGTTTAAAACAGTGGCCCAGACATCCTTGGTTGTGCAGAATTCATCTGTCATCCTGTGTGGTGTTATCCTGATGATTATCTTCTTGTTTAAGACACAGCTCTTGACATTATACCATGGATGGCTTCTTGTGAGTGCTTCAATTTattaataagaaattaatttatgaaGAAACTTTGGGAAGCATGGGAAATggatgaatttttctttttctctaatcTGTATAGACATTTCTGGGAGCCAAAACTTGCAAATGAAACTGCACTTATTAGATAAACAGAGATGATAATTGTTTTCTGCCAGGAATTGTAGACTTGATCTTGTTTTGTGTGAAGAATAATGCTCAAATGTATGGAATCAAATATAAAAGTCTTTTCTGCTTGTGTAGAAAGTGGAGATCTCTGTTAGTTTTCTCACATTATAACTCTTTCCCCTTATCTCTCTAGACACTGTGCTATATCCTGGTTATCACAATAGCAAATATTGCCAATTtggccagcactgccacagcGATCACAATTCAGAGGGACTGGATTGTTGTGGTTGCAGGGGAAGACAGAAGCAAACTGGCAGGTGAAATATATTGCCTTTATAATACCTTGCATGTCTTACTTTCCaaacttgattttatttttgttgtaaGACTAGAGTTTTACAGGGATGAGTGCATCTTTGAGTTCCAGGTATTATGAGAAAACATCAGGTAAAAGGGCAGCCTTTATTTTGCTCCTCCTTGCTCTGGATTACAGCCACTGAGATCACATATTACTGTTGTGATGACAATTCAGTTAGGCATCCCCAAACTTGTTTTGCCCTCTTCTTagtcctgctgcagctctggtagGAAAACGAGTCTTGCTGAACAAGCCAAGTGTTGCAATACTTTATTTTTAGGTCCCTGGAATGAAACCGAGAACTCTTGCGTAACTGGGCTCATCTCATAGGGATCAAAGAAAGATGCATGAGAATGAAGTCCAGAACAGTTAAGTAGGTATATTAGGAAATTGCCAGTAGGTAATACTGTGCATGCAGGCACATTTAAAACCCTGCATTTCTCTTCATTCTTTCCTTCAGTTGGAATCAgaagctctgctttcctttgaCATCTGGTGCTTTTGAGCATAGACTACAGACTAAATCATCTTTTgcctagaaaatatttttgtttgcttctccCCCTGTGCCCTGCACTTGCAGTGCTGACATTGATGCTACTAGAAGAGAGAATTCATTCCCATTCATATCCTATTGTAGCTTGGCAGTCATGACACTTCTAGGATGTGAGAGATTGGGACTGTCACCAAGGGTGCACAAGGCAAATTACACCAAAGGGTGTATAACCATctttggctgtgctgctcctctgaTTGTAAAACAGTGTGGGAAGCAGCACTTTTTGTGATGGATTTGGTCAGACTGTATGGGCTCTGAATCAAACCCATAAGAGGACTTAAGCCTTTTCAGACAGAGGAACAGATACTGGACTGCAAACAAGGCATAGAGCAGTTTAACATTACCCAGACCTCACTAGCTCACTAACTCTGGAACTAAAGTTTAAGATGACACAGTTTAGATACCTTCAGGCTTAGACAGCATTTCAGCTTCTGGACTCTAATTTTGTATAAAGCTGCCTAAATTGCCCACAAAGTTCAGAGTCCTTTTGGGCATTTCAATCCTGTATTCCAGATTTTCACTTGATGTTTATCTCCAATGAAGGAATATTATCTACCCATTTCATTCAGGAAAGGCTTAATCTTAGATGCATTAAGTGTTATACTTTTTATTTCCCAGTCTACAAATTATCCTCCCTAGTCTTTTATTTCAACCTTGCAGTGCCTTTACTAGGTCATGCCTTTTGTAGAGCAGCAATACAGGTGAACTTCCTTCACACATGTGAATCACAGGTAGAAAAAGAGCAGCTATCTGTAGTCTTAGATTAATGACAACTATTAAAACTTTCTTCTTGTGTTAGCTCTTATTCAGCAACTCCTctctcccatccctgtcccacgTAGCACGTATGAGATAAAGTACAGACCACACCTGCAGAGAACTTCTGCCTGAGAGTCATTCCTGCTTCTTTTCTGCTTCATGAGCTCAGGCACAATTGTATGACCACTTATATTTTGTACTGAGAAATCAGGCAAGAGATTACTGTAAGTTCTCTTATGACTTAATTGAGAATGAAAACAACCACTGGATTAAGCACCTTAGTTCTACAGATTTATCTGAAACATcccttccaggctgaacaggtttgttttctgtttaacaATGATGTAACCTGGAGACTGTTGAAATTCCTTAACTTAAAATTAAGTTCTATTTCTGACTTTGCAGCAAATACTGTTGTCCATCTCTGCATTGTTACCTTTGCTCAAAGAGAAATCTTAGTTATGCAAGCTAGTGGAatagggaaataaaaaattaccttCTCTTTTGTTGCCCTTGATTAATTTTCCTATTCACTCTTTGTACCTTTTCTGAGTGGAATTATTTGCCTTCCTGACATAACTCAAAAAACAAAGGTTAGTTGGTTGGAATTTTAAAAGCCAAATATTATGCAAGTATATAACTTAACTATTTGACTGAGGGTTATTCATGTTAACATTGAATTGACTTTGAAATAGAGTAATCTGAATGTTTCTTTGAATGGCAGGGAGTAATTCTCTACAGATTCAATAAGGCAGCTTCATACTGATGTAGAATTTCACGTGCCCTTTAAAAGTTGTAATTTTACAGTAGGACTCTAAAAGGGGCTGCATGTGTGAAACCACTGTCTATCAACTTTTAGGAGTGGAAGAATGGCACTATTAATTGAAAACTCACAGGAGCCCAGAAAATTTAATTACAGTAAAGTAGATAAGATTGAGGAGGGTGAGGCATTCCCTAGCAGCAAACAAAAGATGCATTTGTGCTGAGAATGGGTTGCTTGTTTTGATTGTAAACATCAAAGGACCAGAAAGGAGTGAGGACTTTGCTCAGTAAGATCTAAGGATGCCTACAGCTGCTATCAACCAATGTGACTTAACAAGGAAGTGTAAAAGACATTTCAAAGTTCTGCTGCTATCATGGTGGCTCTGTGGCCACCAGTTATTGGAAGTAAATGGAGGAGGCTAAGAAGTACGTGTTCCAGTGTTGGGAGATAGATTACTGTCGTCCCAAGAAACAATTCCACCTTATGAGATTCCTGGAGCTGTGCATGCTAGGTTTGAGTGTTACAGGGATATAGAGCTCAGAGTCCACAGTATCAGTGCTGTGTAAAAGTGATCTGATCTCATGATGAGCAGTTTTACCTGATCTCATGATGAACAGGACCATGCTGCCAATGAAAACTCAGCATGATAAACCTGGAAGACCTCATGCAGGCAAAACTGGCAGGAGTAGGAATTTCGCTTACAAACACCTTGGTTGATTGCAGTGAACTTAAACATTGAAACAGTCTGAAGGTGCCTCTGGTTATTCCTGGAACCAGTTATGGTTGGGGCAAGACTTGTAGCCTTTATTCATGTGCAATTCACAATTATGTTAGTGAATATTTCACTGTAAGTGGTCACCAGTCATTTCATATCATCAAATCATTTCTGACAGATATGAATGCCACAATAAGAAGAATTGATCAGCTGACCAATATCTTGGCCCCAATGGCTGTTGGTCAGATAATGACATTTGGCTCCCCGATGATTGGCTGTGGATTCATTTCTGGCTGGAACCTGATGTCAATGTGTGTGGAGTATCTGCTGCTTTGGAAGGTTTATCAGAAAACCCCCACTCTGGCTCGCAAATCTGCAAAAGTTGAAGCATCGGAACTGAAACAGCTGAATGTAaagaaaggtattaaaaccaCAAAAGTAACTGTTCTAACTCACTGTGTACTCATTGCATCAGTCAAGCCAAGTGTTGACTTTTGTCTTCCACAGGCCCTGCTTTGAGGTTAAATAGCTTTCTACTCCTAGCTTGTAGATTTCAGGTTTGGAGTCTAGATACCAGAGACTCTAATCCAAGCAACAGTACTTTGTGCAGCTTTTTGAGGAATTTCATAAAATGCAGCCAAAGAATGAATTCTCTTCATTAACCCCTTAGAGTAAGTCTGCTCTGTAACTTCAGGCTGATCATAAGGAGTACTCCTGTCCATCTATAATATAGCTGATAAGCTGGACTAGGCCCTTGGTTCTCTAATGTCTACAGCCTCTCTAAGACTGCTCCTTGCTAACTCATTGCTGCTTACACATAGTACTAACAGGCTTTCAGGAGGTTGTAAAGATGGTCATATTTCTATTCTGGCACGACTGTATGATTTTATGTGCTCCAGGAAatggtggagaaaaaaaataaattcttttggCCTTCAGCTCTGCTTCCTTGGCCAAGCAGTACAAGTGGTATTTGCAGTGTAGATGACTATGGGTATTACCATAAGCAACACTAAAACTGATATTAATGTTAATTTAGATAGACTCAATATCAGAAATTTAAATTCAGAAGTAAACCTTTTATTGTGAATTAGTACAAATGTCAGACACTGAAATACTACAGTGTTTCCCCATTTTTAAGGTAGCAGTATATGAATACTACTGCAAGCTCATGTTACGGCCTCCCAGCTACAACAGGTTGTggctttttgtttgggttttgttcaaAATATGAAGAATTCCTGGGTTTTGTTTAAATGCTAACTAACAATCTCGTCTCAATATACTGTGAGCTAGAAAGCTGCTATAAAAAGTACTGATGAGATCTATCTTCCCAGCCATCAGGTCCATGGTGGTAATAGCTGGTCCAGTAAGCTGTTGCACCAGGCTGATGGCAGTCGAGTATTAGAGGACAAGAGAGCGTAGAAGGCTCCACAGCTTTGGAACTTGTTCTTAAATACTTCTGGAGAATGAAGCATTTAGCAAATGTCAATATGTAGGAAAAACTTCTTAATCTTTGCTGTTGCAGTATTCTGATTTCATTAGAAGActtgtgtttttaaaagttgCAGAAGTACTTCATGCATCTCGCTGTATGTGGAGTTAGTTTTGAACTTGATAGTGTAAAAACACTGCTCAGGCATCCAGACATTTGTAGAATTTCTATCCTCCTTACTAGTGTAAATACTCCTGTgagtttttggatttttgtttgtgatCAGTGGAAGTGCCTTTGTCCTTTACTACAGTGAGAATGGAATTGTAGAAATGCataggtttttggtttgtttggtttttttaagtcaAGCTTTGAGAGCTTTTGGCTCTGGACAGGCTTGAGCCTTGGTTTTTCAGCCCTTACATGAGATGCTGACAGATGCTTAAGTATTCCCTTCTTTTTTCAGTCAGTGCTTTAAACCATACAAAGCTGTGTTAAAATGCCAACTGACATTGGCATtcatcaggaaaataatttctctgtggaGCTGGAGCATTCAGTCACAAGTCTAGAGGCAGGCAGTGCTTTCTCCTATCACTGTTTAATGAATTAAATTGATAGGAATGAACTTCACTCGATCTTACTCCCCAAGTAGGATTTAAGAATGCttttaatgattttaatttAGGTAATTAAGAGAAAGCTTGGTAGTGGAGTTTGACTGATGCACTTCTGCAGTAGTGATTTACTGCAAACAATCGTCTATTGCTTTGCACTGTGTGCTTTGCAGGCAGGAGTGTATCTGACAGCTCCATTTCTGTTTACAGAGAGTGACGTGAAACCTGCTGAAGGAGTGCAGTTAATTGTTGAGAAAGATGTAACTGGCTTTGAGCcccagcaggagaaggaagtCGGCTGCGCTGCCCGGATTGCCGAACCTTTCATAACGTTCCGGGACGGATGGGTTGCGTACTACAACCAGCCGGTGTTCCTTGCAGGCATGGGCCTTGCATTTCTCTATATGACTGTTCTGGGATTTGACTGTATCACTACAGGCTATGCATACACTCAGGGGCTGAGTGGCTCCATGCTAAGCCTCCTCATGGGTGCCTCTGCAGTCACTGGAATCATGGGAACAGTAGCTTTCACTTGGCTTCGGCGCAAATGTGGCCTCATTCGCACAGGCCTTATTTCTGGAGCTGCTCAGTTTGCTTGTCTGATCTTATGTGCCATCTCTGTATTTATGCCTGGAAGTCCAATGGATTTGAGTGTTTCCCCATTTGctgacatcagtgccaggctgTTTGAAAATGAACCATTGCCTACTATAGCATCTCCAGaacctgaaattatttttgcaactGGAATGCCCAATTTGTTAAACGGGTCTCTTGCTCCTGCTAACAGTGATCCAGAGATGAGTCCTGAGCCTGTGCCTTTAATCTCTGTTAGTCTCCTGTTTGCAGGAGTCATTGCTGCTAGAGTTGGTAAGTATTATGTCTCTATTACAATTTGGTTTATTATCTGCTTTTAATTCTAAAAATTACAATGCCTGTAAactaaatataattaattttagaatTAGAGGCAATAATTGATGTGCTATGTCTTGTTTCTAGGGCTAGTTGGTTATACTTCACATAAAAATGAGATTATCCTGCTATAGTATATCACTAGGACAAGGACTGCAGTACTAATTCCATGTATAGTGTATGTCACTAATAGGAGAAAAGTTACCACATTTGGAAGTGATTGTAACAAATTTTTTGGAAAGCTTATCTCTAAATGATTTTTGTTCACAACCAAATTAAACCACTTGTTACTAGGAAACAGCACTAAATGCATCTGCTATGAAAACCTTCAAATTTCACTGTTTACTAAATTAATCCACTTACTACCATTTCCCTTCTAAATGCCAAGACTATTTATTTGATTTGGATGACAGCTTAATCTTTTGAGGCATTGCTGATTAGCATAGTATTAGTATCTGTCAACAGAATAGGCAGTCAAATATATAGATGTAATGAACAGTAATGATCATCTGTCCAATCATTATCCTCAGtttctgcagtttttgctgGATTCTAGAGGAATAAATTCTTGATTAATATCTATTAAGTTTGTTTGCAAGATAAGCTTCTAAAGCTTAATCATGAACAGACTAAACTAGTATGGAAGCTAATGTCCACCATTTGAAATTGTGTATTCTGCATAGTTTAAAagatgtttgattttttttatgcagAACTTCAGTGATTGCACCTGGCAGGATACACTGTAAATAGCTGTAAGCCAGCTATTTAAACAAGGAAAGGATGAGTAAGACATTGGCTCAATAGTCATGATGAGACAGGATGTGACAGGCAACTTAATGTGTCAAGTTTATGTattatttcaggaaattttttGTAAAAGGAAAGTAAATTGCTCTTGACTGTGAGTCTAGTCAACAAGAGAATATCTTATCCTGTGCCCTGTATCCCTTTTGGCAGAAGTGAGTGCTTGGAAGGATGAATTGGATTGTGCCAGTGATGAGTCTGCCATGAGAAGCCCAGCAGAATGGCTAACTGGTTTTTTCTCTCCATAGGCCTTTGGTCCTTTGATTTGACTGTCACACAGTTACTCCAAGAAAACGTCATAGAGTCTGAAAGAGGCATCATAAACGGTGTCCAAAACTCCATGAATTATCTTCTTGACTTGCTGCACTTCATCATGGTCATCTTGGCCCCAAACCCTGAAGCTTTTGGCTTATTGGTGcttatttctgtgtcttttgttgCAATGGGCCACATAATGTACTTCAGATTTGCCCAAAAAAGCTTGGGAAAACAACTTTTTGTTTGTCACACTCCTGACCCCAAAGCAGCCCCTGACAGTTCACCACCTGGTAATACATCTACTGTCTGAAAGGATCCACTTCTCTTACTAACTTTGCTTCACAAATTCCATGGTTAAGCACATATACTTCCTTTTATGATCCTGTTTGAGGTGTTTCTCTAGAGTTGAATGCATAACTTAGCTGTTTGGGGAAGCTGTCCcaagagagaaaaatgcattttacagTGACCCTGTAAGTGTTTCATGTTTGGCAGAGGACAGCCTGGTTTGATCTTGACAGCTGCAGCATCAAAGGTTTCCCACAAGTCTCAAATCTGGTGTTTGATCACAAAAATAGCAAGTTCCActgctgaccccacagtgaTACTGTGGTTAAGTGGTTATACATACTCAACTTACCATGAATTCTAAATAATTCTTGTGTTCATTGAGTAAAATGAGGTCTTATCCTTCTGTTTAATTACTTCAGAATAAC from the Poecile atricapillus isolate bPoeAtr1 chromosome 5, bPoeAtr1.hap1, whole genome shotgun sequence genome contains:
- the SLC40A1 gene encoding solute carrier family 40 member 1 translates to MARAAEPEGRRRGGSVIAYFTSAKFLLYLGHALSTWGDRMWHFAVSVFLVELYGNSLLLTAVYGLVVAGSVLLLGALIGDWVDKNSRLKVAQTSLVVQNSSVILCGVILMIIFLFKTQLLTLYHGWLLTLCYILVITIANIANLASTATAITIQRDWIVVVAGEDRSKLADMNATIRRIDQLTNILAPMAVGQIMTFGSPMIGCGFISGWNLMSMCVEYLLLWKVYQKTPTLARKSAKVEASELKQLNVKKESDVKPAEGVQLIVEKDVTGFEPQQEKEVGCAARIAEPFITFRDGWVAYYNQPVFLAGMGLAFLYMTVLGFDCITTGYAYTQGLSGSMLSLLMGASAVTGIMGTVAFTWLRRKCGLIRTGLISGAAQFACLILCAISVFMPGSPMDLSVSPFADISARLFENEPLPTIASPEPEIIFATGMPNLLNGSLAPANSDPEMSPEPVPLISVSLLFAGVIAARVGLWSFDLTVTQLLQENVIESERGIINGVQNSMNYLLDLLHFIMVILAPNPEAFGLLVLISVSFVAMGHIMYFRFAQKSLGKQLFVCHTPDPKAAPDSSPPGNTSTV